TCAAAACCGAACGTGGTGGGTCTTGGATGGCTGCGCCACGGTTTGTATGTGGTTGGAAGTCGGCGGTGGCCGGCTTCAGGCCGGGAGGAGCTCCACCGGGAGCGTCCGGGGCCCGTGGATGGTGAGCCCTGGGAGCCACTCGATGTCCGGGGCGCGGAGCCGCAGGGCGCGGATGCGTGGGACAAGCGCCTCCAGCGCGAGCCGGGCCTCCATGCGCGCGAGCTGCGCGCCCAGACAGAAGTGGATGCCGTGGCCGAAGGAGAGGTGCTGGCTTGCCTTCTCCCGGCCGGGAGCGAAGACGTCCGGCTGCTCGAAGATGCGCTCGTCGCGGTTGGCGCTGGCCACCAGCCCCATGACGAGGCTGCCCGCCGGAATGGGCGTCCCGGACAGCTCCACGTCCGACGTCGCGACGCGGAAGGCGAACTGGGCGGGGGGCTCGCAGCGGAGCACCTCTTCGATGAAGCGCGGGATGTGCGCGCGGTCCGCCCGAGCCTGCTCCAGTTGTTCAGGATGGCGCGCGAGCAGGATGGCCGCGTTGCCGATGAGCTGCGCCGTCGTCTCCATGCCCGCGGGCAGCAGCAGGAAGAGGAAGGAGAGGACCTCCGCGTCGGTGAGCCGCTGTCCCTCCACCTCGGCGCGGAGCAGGTCGCTCACCATGTCCTCCCCGGGCTGGCGGCGACGCGCGGTGATGACGCCCCCGAGGTAGTCCTCCATCTCCTTCACGGTGTCGCGGATGCCCGCGTGCTGCGCCGGCACGGCGGAGGTGATGAGGCCCATGTTCACCGACCAGCGCTTGAACTCGGTGAAGGTGGACGGCTCCAGGCCGAGCATCCTCCCGATGATGTTGCGGGGCAGCACGAAGGAGAAGGCGTCCACCAGGTCCACCTCGCGCTGGGAGACGGCGGCCTCGGCCAGCGTCTGGGCCTCCTGGCGCACCTGGGCCTCCAGCCGTGCCATGCCGGTGGGGCCGAAGGCGCGGTTGATCAGGGCGCGAAGCTGCGTGTGGCGCGGCGGATCCCGGGTGACGAGCGATTGCGCCACCGGGTTGGGCCCCAGCCAGGGCGGCTCCGCCGTCGTCGCGAGCGCTTCGGAGGAGAAGCGCTGCGCGTCCTTCTGGATGGTACGCACGTCCTCGTACCGGGCGGCGGCGTAGGCGCCGAAGGGCGCGATGCGGCAGAGCCCGGACTCCGCGCGCATGCGCGCATACAGGGCGTGGCGCTCCGTCTCGGTGGTGGGAGCGAACAGGTCATACGTCTGCAACGGCGTCTCCGTGGCGATGCCCCGGTGGCCCGGACGGGCAGGGGCTCTACGAAGGGATACGGACGCTGCCCCCGGGACTGGCTGCGCCCGGGCCCGGGGGCAACGCCTCCATCAAGGCCGCAACCGGAGGAAGAGTGCGTCGTCCGTGGGGATCGTGCCGTGCCAGGAGAAGGGTTCGAAGAGGAGGCCGTCCACCTGGGTCGTGGCCGACAGGGTCGTGCCCAACAGGACCTCCCCCGTGGTGAGCGCGGTGGGCTGTCCGGTGAGGGGGAGGTAGCGGGACCAGCGGTGGGTGCCGGCCGTCGAGTAGCCCGCGTAGATGGGGCCTGCCCGCAGCGTGCCGCCCCCGAAGCTCACCGGGCCGCTCGACTGCGCCCACAGCACCACCGTGCCGCTGCGGGTGACCGTGAGCCCCCGGGCGCTCTCGCCGTACGGCGAGCCCACGTGCTTCAGCCACCCGTCGGTGCCATCCGCCTTCAGCCGCCCCAGGAACAGGTCGTCCGGCGTGCCGCTGTAATCCGTGGGCACCTGGGTGTACGTCGTGCCCGCGAAGGTGAAGGTGCCCGTGAAGGTGCCGCTGAAGTACACGTCGCCGCCGTAGGGAACGACCGCCACGGTGGCGCCGTTGGCTCCAGTCCAGGCGCGCGTCCACACCCGCTCGCCCGCGGCGGTGAGCCGCGCCACGAAGGGCGTGGGCCCGCTGCCGCTCGGGGCGAGCTCCGTGCCGCCCGGTGCCGAGCCGCTGAGATAGAGGTTGCCCGCGCTGTCCGCCGCCACCTCCAGCTGGGAGGCCACATCCGCGGCCGCGAAGCTCCGCGACCACGCGTGCGAGCCGTCCGCCGCGAGCTTCAGCAGGTACAGGGCGCTGCCATCCTGCGCCTGCGAACCGTCCGAGCGCAGAGGCCCGCCGCCGAAGTCCACTTCACCGAAGAACCGGCCCGCGATGATGGGCGCACCGTCCGGATCCGTGGTGAGGCTGGTGGACTCGAGCAGGCCCGACTGGCCACTGTACGTGGAGGCGAAGGTCCGCACCCACTCCGTGACTCCGTCCGGGGTCAGCCGCGCCACGAAGAGGCGTGCCGCGGTGGTTTGCGGCAGCGGGCCCGTGCCCAGGTCCGGTGCGCCGTAGTAGCGGCCCACCACGAGGATATGGCCCGTCGGAGCCACCGCGAGTCCCGCCGGGAGCATCTGGCCGGCATGGCCCACGCTCCAATCCACCCCGCCGTCGAGGTAACGCGTCACCGCGAAGCCCTGGATGCCCGGCAACGGGCCCCCTCCAAAGTTGGGCGGATTGGCGCTGCCATTGGACACGTATGACCCGAGCGCCACCCAGCCCCCGTCAGAGGTCGCCGCCGTGGAGACCACCCGCTCCTCGCCCCCGTGGAACATGTGCCAGCTGGCCCCCAGGGTGCCTCCCACGCGGCTGAGCCCCCGGTACGCGCACGTCGAGGCCGTGTACGAAAGGACGAGCTGCGGCCATTGCAGGATCGGGCCCTCCATGGAGGTGAAGGTCATTCCGTCCGTGCTCTGGGGCAGAAGCCCGAAGCCGTAGCGCCCGTCTCCGGAGAGGGCCGCCCCCACGTCGTACTCCACCCAGGTTCCACCGCTGACGCTGCCCTTGTCCGCCAGCGGGGTGGGGGCCACCGCCGGGCGGCCCGTCCAGTCGAAGTCCTCGCCGCTCCAGTTTGTCGTGGCGTGGACGGCCGGCGCGTTCGCCGTCCCTCCTCCCGTCGCGAAGACGCGCAGCCGCGCCCCCGTCAGCGTGCGCCCGCCCGTGGCCACGTCGAAGGACAGGTACGCCTCGCTCTCCGGGTCGCTGTCCGCCGTGAGCGCCTTGCTGCCGGGGTTGCGCCGCGTGGGCTCCGCCTGGGACACCCAGGTGTCGAAGCCGGGGTAGATGACGTCCGTCTCCGGACCCGGGCAATCCTGGAGGGTGAGGACCAGGCGCGGGTTGTTGCTGCCCGGCGCGTCATTCGCCTCGATGCCCGTGCCGTCGCTCGTGGTGGAGACGAGCGTGAAGGCATAGGAGGAGTGGTTCGCCTTCACCCACGAGGACACGTCGTACTCCACCCACGTGCCCGCGGAGACCGCGCCCACGTCCGCCAGCTTCTGCGTCAGGACGGCCGGCGCCTTGTTCCAGGTGAGCGTGGAGACGCCCCAGTTCGGATTCACCCCGTAGACGGCCGGGCCGTCCTTGCTGCCATCCACCACGTACACGCGCAGCTTCGCGGAGGTGATGACCCCCTCCACACTTGAAAGGTTGAAGCGCAGGTAGGGCTGGCGCTGTGGCGAGGCGTCCGCGTAGAGCGTCTGCGCGGAGGCGAAGCCTTTGTCCGGCTGGGTGGCGTCCGCCATCGTGTCCGCGTACGCCGTAATCGTGCGCGTGGTGGTGGTCGCCGCGAGCTCGGCGTGGCCTGGCTCGGAGGCCTCGGCGGGCGCGGCCGGTTCCGGCCCGTCCTCCAGCTCCGCCGGCTCCATCGGCCCGCACCCCACCACCCCCAGCGCCACCGCCGCTCCCAGCCACCTGCGTCTCGTGCCCATCGGTCCCGGCTCCCCGTCGAGAAACTTCCAACGGGCGCCGACTGCAGGGCCGGTGCCATCCCCGGTTGCACAGGGGCGTGGCCGCGAGGCGTGGTAACGGATCGCCCCGCTCGGGAGGTCCGCTTTCCGTCCGTGAGGCGGCGCGCTTCCCTATCAATGACAAGCGCATGGACGCTCCTCCGCTGGGCTGGCCCCATGCTCGAAGGAGGCACCGCGCGAGGGCAATCAGGGGTATGAGGAATGCCCATGAGCCATGAACAAACGCCCACCGAGCCCGAGGTCATGGAGCCTACGTTCTGGAGGAAGAACGGCTGGTCGGCCCGGGTCATCAAGAACGAGGAGGACGACGGCTGGGCCGTGGAAATCCGCAAGCAGGGCATCCCGGAGCCCGTCCTCATCAGTCCGTGGGTGATGGGCCGCGACAAGAAGAACCCCAAGCCCTTCGATGCGACGGCGTTCGCGACCTTCGTGAAGACGGCCTCGGAGGTCCTGGACCGCTCCGCGCGCCAGCGCGACCAGGCCATGACCAAGAAGCTCTCCATCGCCTGGGAGGGCCGCTGGTACGAGGTCCGGGTCGAACTCGTGCCCGATGAGTACGACCCCCACGCGCTGCTCTCGGCCATTGACGACGCTGGCGAGACCGTCGCGAAGCATCGCGTGCCGGCGAACTTCAAGTTCACCCGGGACATCGCCAACGCGTGGGTGCGCGGCGGCTTCAGCGAGCCCTGAGCGCGTCCGCCACCGAGCGCGACAGCTCACGCCACTTCCGCATCGAGCGGCGGAAGTGGTCCTCCGGTGGGTCCCCGATGCCGAAGGTGTGGAGCAGCACGGGGCCCTCGTAGCCGGCCCGGCGCAAGGGGAGCAGGTACCCGGTCCCCACGTCCAGGTCGCCCCGGTCCAGCGGCTGGATGACCTCGGACCAGGTGGGGGCGTTCGGATCGAACTCGCGCGCGGCGCCGTGGATGCTCACGAGGGCGAGCTGGGGGGCGGCGGTGGCGATGAGCTCCTCCAGCCGGTCGCGGTTCCCCGCCCTGAGCTCGTGGCAGAGGTGGAGCGAGGTCTTCAACTGGGGACGGTCGACCGCGGCCATCAGGGCGAGCGACTCCTCGACGTTCTCGAGGGCCTCGCCGTCGTGCGGGTACAGAACGACGTCCACGCCGTGCGCGGTGGCCAGGTCCACCACGTCACGAACCGAGGCGACCATGGCCGTCTTCGCGTCCGGCGGCCCGCTCAGGATGAGCCAGAGCGCCGTCCGCGTGGGGGCGAGCGCCGCCAGGATGCTGTTCAGTTCCTCGCGGTCCCAGGCCGTGTCGAAGGGCAGGGCGAAGAGGACGGCGGGAAGCCGCATCCGTCCCGCCTCCACCGCGGGCTGGCGGGCAAAGCCGTCAAAGACCTCGTGGCCGGGCCAGAACAGCGTCACCCCGGAGTAGCCGAGCGAGTCGAGCAGCTCCACCTGCGCGGCCGCCGGCCGCGACTCCAGCGTGAAGTGGAACGCACCGAGCGGAGCGTCGGGTGGCTCCGAGCGCCGTGGCTCGGCGCAGCCCGCGAAGGCCAGGAGCAGGACGGGCGCGAGCCACTTCATACGCAAAGGTGCCTTGCAGTGGAGCCTGTGCAACAGCCTCCCATCGTGGGCCATTTCCGGGCCGCGAACCAGGGCGGGTTGGGGCAGGATGATCGCCGTCGCTGAAACAGTTCATTCCCCGGTGTTGTTGTTGTCCACGTGGCCGCCCGAGGTGAAGGAGAAGAAGCCATGACCGCACTGCGCCGCATCACCGTCCCCACGCTGCTCGCCCTGGCCGCGGGGCTGAGCGCCTGCAGCCAGGCCTCCGCCGAGGGGGCCAAGGCCCACGTCATCCAAGGCAAGGCCGTGGATACCCAGGGCCGCCCGCTGTCCGGGGCGAAGATCATCCTGGATGTCTACAACCACAACGACTCGCTCAACGCGGACCACGCCACCGCCACCTACGACGACACCGACAAGAAGGCGCTCACGGACGGCTCCGGCAAGTACTCGGTGTCGTGCGGCCCCGGGGGCTGGCGCGTCTTCGGGATGGTGGAGCGCAAGTACAACGGAGACACCTTCACCCTGCCGCTGCACCCGGACAATCCGAAGTTCGTTCCGGGCAACGACGGCGGCGTGCGCAACTTCTCCTGGAAGCTGTCGGGCGCCATCCCCAACGAGCAGGGCGGCGGCTTCTACGGCGGCACGCTGAAGGTGGTCACCACCTACGAGTCCAGCTTCCGCGACGACCAGTACCCGAACCTGGAGGTGCAGCTGGAGCCGGTGGGCCCGCTCATCGACGGCAGCGCGGGCAAGAAGCTCACCCTCAAGCCCGACAAGGACGGGGCGATGAAGGACGTGCCCATCGGCCGCTACAAGGTGCAGGTGCGCCTGGGCGGCAAGCCCGTCACCCTGCGCATCGACGACAACACCAGCCCCTTCAAGGACGTCGCGGTCGTCGACTTCAAGAGCAAGGCGGACTCCAGCTGGAGCCACTGCACCAACTGCGCCCAACTGGAGCTGCGTTAGGCGCGGGAGGGGGGCGGAGCCTCTTCAAAATCCGCGTGACATCCTCGAGTGACGGATTGCGCACGCGCGCGGCCGGGGGCACAAGGCGCGCGGCGGTCGCCAGGGGCACTCCCGCGCCGGGCCACCGCTCGCCGGAGGGGAAATGTCCCGCAAGTGGCTCATCGCCGCGGCCGTGTGGCTCGCGGCCTGTAACACGCAGGTTTCCGTCCCAGAGGAGCTCACGGCCAACGCCACCCGAGAAGAGGTGGTCCAGGGCGAGCTCGAAGTCCGCGTCGTGGACGCGCCGTCGTTCAAGGCCTCACACGAGGAGTACTTCCTCGTCGCCGGGGGGCGGCATCTGCCGCTGGCCTTCACCGGTGGAGCACCGGAGGGGTTGCGCAGCGGTCAGCGGGTGACGCTGCGCGGAACCCAGGGCGAGCACCGCTTCATGGCCCGGAGCGTGGAGGTGGACCGCCACGCCGCGGCCGTGCAGACCCCTTCAGGCGCGTGTGGCGTCACCGGGGTGCAGCGCAGCCTCGTCATCCTCGCGGCCTTCCCCGGCATGCCCCAGCCCGCCGCCACCCCGCAGGGGATCCATGCTGCGTTCTTCTCTACCACGCAGCGCTCGCTGGCGACCTACTGGAGCGAGGTGTCCGAGGGCCGCACCACCACCACGGGCACCGTGCGGGGCTGGTACACGCTGGACCGCGCCTATTCCTGTTCGGAGACGGACGCCATGCGCGACGCGGCCGTGCGGGCGGCGGACGCGGACGTGGACTTCCGGCAGTACGACCGCATCTTCATCGTCCATCCCAATCCCACGCAGGGCTGCGCCTACGCGGGGCAGGCCACCTTGTCCTGCGGACAGGTCGCGACGGCGGATGGCACCGTGACGGCCTCCACGGCCTGGCTCGTCGCGGACTGGATGACGAGCCACGACACCGCCGTGAAGCTGGTGACGCATGAGGCAGGTCACAACCTCTCCCTGAACCACGCGAGCTCGCGCGACTTCGGCGCGCAGCCGCTGGGCATGCCGGGCACCCTGGGCGTCATCGACGAGTACGGGGACCTCTTCTCGTCGATGGGCGATTGGAACCTGGGCCACTACGCGGCGCCGCACAAGGCGCGCATCGGCTGGCTGGCTCCCTCCGCGGTGGCCCAGGTGGATGGCACGGGCGGCACCTTCACGCTCGCGCCGGTGGTGGCGTCCGGTGGACTCAAGGCGCTCAAGGTGCGCCGGCGCGCTGGAGCCAATGACTGGCTCTGGGTGGAGTACCGCCGGCCCGTGGGGCTCTACGAGTCGACGTTGGCGTCCCAGGTGTTCGGCGGCGCGCTCATCCACCTGGCGGACGCGGACACGCGGGACGGCACCCACCTGCTCGACTTCACGCCGGGGACGTCCTCCTGGAGTGACCCGGCCCTGTTGCCGGGCACGACGTGGAACGACCCGTACAGCGACCTCTCCCTCACGGTGGAGGCGGCGACGGCCGCGGGGCTGACGGTGAGCATCCAGTACCGCACGACGACCTGTGTGCAGGCCGTGCCCGAGGTGCGGGTGACGCCCCTGGAGCCGAGCTTCTGGCCCGGAGCGCGGCCGGAGTTCGCGCTGGAGGTGATCAATCGGGACTCGGTGGGATGCGCGCCGAGCACCTTCCAGCTCTCCGCCATCGTTCCCCCGGGCTGGGGCGCTGACCCGCTGCCCGCGCAACGCACGATCGCCGCTTCCAGCTCCGACACGCTGGGCCTCCAGACGTATGTGCCCTACAGCACGCTGCCCGGGCCCTACACGGCGGGCGTCACCGTCACGCGGGGCAGCCAGAGCGTGCAGGGCACGGCCACGGTGGAGGTCGTCGAGCGTTGCATCGCGACGCCGCCCACGCTGTCGCTCTCGCCGGCGACCGTGACGGCGGCCCCGGGCTCGGACGTCACGTGGACGGTGAGCGTCACCAACAACGACTCCGCTTCGTGCAATTGGGTCTGGTACGACTTTGGGTCCAACCTGCCGGAGGGCTGGGACACGTCCTGGTCCGACTGGGGCGTCAACCTGCCCCCGGGCGGCGCGTACACCTTCACGATGACCAAGACCGTGCCTCCAGGCGCGCGCGGCACGCACACCGTGGACCTGATCATCCACCAGGAGGACTTCGGCATCGCGGCCAGCGCCACGGCCACGGTGAACGTGGCCGGCACCACCCCGAGCGCTCGCTGACGGACGCGGCGGTCCGCGTGCTCATCCCAACGCGGACCGCCTGCCTTTCCCCACGGCTCAGCGCCAGTGATACAGGAAGGTCGCTCCGGGAACGAAGGCGGGGGCGTCCTGTTGCTGCAATTGCGTTCCGGCGAGGACTCCCAGGTCCACGGACCAGCGCGGCCCCATGAATCGCGCGCCCGCCGTCGCGAAGGCGAACGCGTCCGCGATGGCCTCCACCGGCGAGATGGCGATCTCCCCCGCGAAGCCCCAGTGCTCGCTGACGCGCAGGAAGCCTCCCACCATGGGCAGCACCATCACGCTCCCATTCCTGCCCCGCTCCCAGATGTAGATGGGCTGGACCGTGAGGGAGAGGTTCGCGTCGGCCGTCCCATAGGTGAGGGTGCCGTAGGCGGCGATGGCGTTGTGGAGCCCCCCCGAGCCCGGGAAGTCGCTGTCGTAGGAGCCGCCCTGCGCGCCGAACGCCAGATGCAGCTTCTCGGTGAGCGGCGTGCTCACCTTGATGCCTCCCATCAGGCTGAAGGACGTGTCGGTGTACACCAGCTGGAACGGGGCGGCCGTGGCCAGGTGCACGGACACGCGCTCGCTCACGCCCACCTCCGCGACGGTGAAGAAGAACGCCTGCTGTCCGATGAAGCCCTCTCCCGCATGCAGCGGCAGCGCCGTTGAACCGAGCAGTCCGCGCGTGCGGGCGGGATTCTCGAACCAACCCGGGGCCGATTCCGGAGGCGGCTCGTAAGCCGGCTCCTCGGCGCTGGCGGAAGCGCCAGGGAGGGCCAGCGACAACATGAGCAAGCAGATGAAACGTGGTGCCATGATTTCCCCTCAGTGCGCTGCTGGCTCAGCGCCAGTGAAACAGGAA
This DNA window, taken from Corallococcus coralloides DSM 2259, encodes the following:
- a CDS encoding DUF7594 domain-containing protein, with protein sequence MGTRRRWLGAAVALGVVGCGPMEPAELEDGPEPAAPAEASEPGHAELAATTTTRTITAYADTMADATQPDKGFASAQTLYADASPQRQPYLRFNLSSVEGVITSAKLRVYVVDGSKDGPAVYGVNPNWGVSTLTWNKAPAVLTQKLADVGAVSAGTWVEYDVSSWVKANHSSYAFTLVSTTSDGTGIEANDAPGSNNPRLVLTLQDCPGPETDVIYPGFDTWVSQAEPTRRNPGSKALTADSDPESEAYLSFDVATGGRTLTGARLRVFATGGGTANAPAVHATTNWSGEDFDWTGRPAVAPTPLADKGSVSGGTWVEYDVGAALSGDGRYGFGLLPQSTDGMTFTSMEGPILQWPQLVLSYTASTCAYRGLSRVGGTLGASWHMFHGGEERVVSTAATSDGGWVALGSYVSNGSANPPNFGGGPLPGIQGFAVTRYLDGGVDWSVGHAGQMLPAGLAVAPTGHILVVGRYYGAPDLGTGPLPQTTAARLFVARLTPDGVTEWVRTFASTYSGQSGLLESTSLTTDPDGAPIIAGRFFGEVDFGGGPLRSDGSQAQDGSALYLLKLAADGSHAWSRSFAAADVASQLEVAADSAGNLYLSGSAPGGTELAPSGSGPTPFVARLTAAGERVWTRAWTGANGATVAVVPYGGDVYFSGTFTGTFTFAGTTYTQVPTDYSGTPDDLFLGRLKADGTDGWLKHVGSPYGESARGLTVTRSGTVVLWAQSSGPVSFGGGTLRAGPIYAGYSTAGTHRWSRYLPLTGQPTALTTGEVLLGTTLSATTQVDGLLFEPFSWHGTIPTDDALFLRLRP
- a CDS encoding M6 family metalloprotease domain-containing protein, with translation MSRKWLIAAAVWLAACNTQVSVPEELTANATREEVVQGELEVRVVDAPSFKASHEEYFLVAGGRHLPLAFTGGAPEGLRSGQRVTLRGTQGEHRFMARSVEVDRHAAAVQTPSGACGVTGVQRSLVILAAFPGMPQPAATPQGIHAAFFSTTQRSLATYWSEVSEGRTTTTGTVRGWYTLDRAYSCSETDAMRDAAVRAADADVDFRQYDRIFIVHPNPTQGCAYAGQATLSCGQVATADGTVTASTAWLVADWMTSHDTAVKLVTHEAGHNLSLNHASSRDFGAQPLGMPGTLGVIDEYGDLFSSMGDWNLGHYAAPHKARIGWLAPSAVAQVDGTGGTFTLAPVVASGGLKALKVRRRAGANDWLWVEYRRPVGLYESTLASQVFGGALIHLADADTRDGTHLLDFTPGTSSWSDPALLPGTTWNDPYSDLSLTVEAATAAGLTVSIQYRTTTCVQAVPEVRVTPLEPSFWPGARPEFALEVINRDSVGCAPSTFQLSAIVPPGWGADPLPAQRTIAASSSDTLGLQTYVPYSTLPGPYTAGVTVTRGSQSVQGTATVEVVERCIATPPTLSLSPATVTAAPGSDVTWTVSVTNNDSASCNWVWYDFGSNLPEGWDTSWSDWGVNLPPGGAYTFTMTKTVPPGARGTHTVDLIIHQEDFGIAASATATVNVAGTTPSAR
- a CDS encoding cytochrome P450, which encodes MQTYDLFAPTTETERHALYARMRAESGLCRIAPFGAYAAARYEDVRTIQKDAQRFSSEALATTAEPPWLGPNPVAQSLVTRDPPRHTQLRALINRAFGPTGMARLEAQVRQEAQTLAEAAVSQREVDLVDAFSFVLPRNIIGRMLGLEPSTFTEFKRWSVNMGLITSAVPAQHAGIRDTVKEMEDYLGGVITARRRQPGEDMVSDLLRAEVEGQRLTDAEVLSFLFLLLPAGMETTAQLIGNAAILLARHPEQLEQARADRAHIPRFIEEVLRCEPPAQFAFRVATSDVELSGTPIPAGSLVMGLVASANRDERIFEQPDVFAPGREKASQHLSFGHGIHFCLGAQLARMEARLALEALVPRIRALRLRAPDIEWLPGLTIHGPRTLPVELLPA
- a CDS encoding sugar phosphate isomerase/epimerase family protein; its protein translation is MKWLAPVLLLAFAGCAEPRRSEPPDAPLGAFHFTLESRPAAAQVELLDSLGYSGVTLFWPGHEVFDGFARQPAVEAGRMRLPAVLFALPFDTAWDREELNSILAALAPTRTALWLILSGPPDAKTAMVASVRDVVDLATAHGVDVVLYPHDGEALENVEESLALMAAVDRPQLKTSLHLCHELRAGNRDRLEELIATAAPQLALVSIHGAAREFDPNAPTWSEVIQPLDRGDLDVGTGYLLPLRRAGYEGPVLLHTFGIGDPPEDHFRRSMRKWRELSRSVADALRAR